A single window of Martelella sp. NC20 DNA harbors:
- a CDS encoding Tex family protein, with protein sequence MAAAKIARIVAEEIKARPDQVDAALKLLDDGATVPFVARYRKEATGGLDDGQLRTLAERVTYLRELEARRATIVESITGQGKMTDELSGKIAAVATKSELEDLYLPYKPKRRTRAMIARENGLQPLADAIFQNRNVDPEKLAEAYINEKVADTRAALDGVRDILSEEFAENAELVGRLRHYMRDNAMLYATVVAGKEEAGQKFSDYFDHAEKFATAPGHRVLAMLRGFNEEVLSVAIEADRDNPAPVKPAQQMIARFFDIGKEGKANAFLMQVAGWCWRVKLSTSLSLDLMREMRERAEDEAIHVFARNLKDLLLAAPAGSRVTLGLDPGIRTGVKVAAVDGTGKLLDTATIYPFQPRNDIQGAMAVLKALIARHNVSLIAIGNGTASRETEKLVADVLKTVPEPKPMKVIVSEAGASVYSASEMAAKEFPELDVSLRGAVSIARRLQDPLAELVKIEPKSIGVGQYQHDVDQMKLSRSLDAVVEDAVNGVGVDLNTASAPLLARVSGLGPSIAEAIVLHRDANGAFRSRRELLKVARLGPRAFEQSAGFLRIRDGVEPLDSSAVHPEAYDVAKKIVAACGRDLRALMGDSAALKTVDPRAFVDDRFGLPTVRDILSELEKPGRDPRPEFRTASFADGIDAISDLKPGMMLEGTVTNVAAFGAFVDIGVHQDGLVHVSQLADRFVKDPHEVVKAGDVVKVRVVDVDVKRKRIALSMKKDDGAPPVRAPRNDRPQERSNNRGGKQQAQGAFGAALADAMRKK encoded by the coding sequence ATGGCCGCAGCAAAAATCGCCCGCATCGTCGCCGAGGAAATCAAGGCCCGCCCAGATCAGGTGGACGCCGCGCTGAAGCTTCTGGATGACGGGGCGACCGTGCCGTTCGTTGCGCGCTACCGCAAGGAGGCTACCGGCGGGCTCGATGACGGACAGTTACGCACTCTTGCCGAGCGCGTCACCTATCTGCGCGAACTGGAGGCGCGGCGCGCCACGATCGTCGAATCGATCACCGGCCAGGGCAAGATGACGGACGAGCTGTCCGGCAAGATCGCCGCTGTTGCCACCAAGTCCGAACTCGAAGACCTCTATCTCCCCTACAAGCCAAAGCGCCGCACCCGCGCGATGATCGCCCGCGAGAACGGCCTTCAGCCGCTGGCCGATGCGATTTTCCAGAACCGGAACGTGGACCCGGAAAAGCTTGCCGAGGCCTACATCAATGAAAAGGTCGCCGATACCCGCGCCGCGCTCGACGGCGTCCGCGATATCCTGTCGGAGGAGTTCGCGGAAAACGCCGAACTCGTCGGCAGGCTGCGGCACTATATGCGCGACAATGCGATGCTCTACGCCACGGTGGTGGCGGGCAAGGAAGAGGCCGGACAGAAATTCTCCGACTATTTCGATCATGCCGAAAAATTCGCGACCGCGCCGGGCCATCGCGTGCTCGCCATGCTGCGCGGCTTCAACGAGGAAGTACTGTCGGTCGCGATCGAGGCCGACCGCGATAACCCCGCCCCGGTCAAACCCGCCCAGCAGATGATCGCCCGCTTCTTCGATATCGGCAAGGAGGGCAAGGCCAACGCCTTCCTGATGCAGGTCGCCGGCTGGTGCTGGCGGGTCAAGCTTTCCACCTCGCTGTCGCTCGATCTGATGCGGGAAATGCGCGAGCGCGCCGAGGACGAGGCGATCCATGTGTTCGCCCGCAATCTGAAGGACCTGCTGCTGGCAGCCCCCGCCGGCTCCCGCGTCACGCTCGGCCTCGATCCGGGCATCCGCACCGGCGTCAAGGTCGCGGCCGTCGACGGCACCGGCAAGCTACTCGATACCGCGACCATCTATCCGTTCCAGCCGCGCAACGACATTCAGGGCGCGATGGCCGTGCTGAAGGCGCTGATCGCGCGCCACAACGTCTCGCTGATCGCGATCGGCAACGGCACGGCCAGCCGCGAAACCGAAAAACTGGTCGCCGACGTGCTGAAGACGGTTCCCGAGCCGAAGCCGATGAAGGTGATCGTGTCGGAGGCCGGCGCTTCGGTCTATTCGGCCTCGGAGATGGCGGCGAAGGAGTTTCCGGAGCTTGACGTTTCGCTGCGCGGCGCGGTCTCGATCGCCCGGCGATTGCAGGACCCGCTGGCCGAACTCGTCAAGATCGAGCCGAAATCGATCGGCGTCGGCCAGTATCAGCACGATGTCGACCAGATGAAACTGTCGCGCTCGCTCGATGCCGTGGTCGAGGACGCGGTCAACGGCGTCGGCGTCGACCTCAACACCGCTTCCGCGCCGCTGCTTGCCCGCGTTTCCGGTCTCGGCCCCTCGATTGCCGAGGCGATCGTGCTGCACCGCGACGCCAATGGCGCGTTCAGGAGCCGCAGGGAATTGCTGAAGGTTGCCCGGCTTGGTCCGCGCGCCTTCGAACAGAGCGCCGGGTTTCTGCGCATCCGCGACGGCGTCGAGCCGCTCGATTCGTCCGCCGTCCATCCGGAGGCCTATGACGTGGCGAAGAAGATCGTCGCCGCCTGCGGGCGCGACCTGCGCGCGCTGATGGGCGACAGCGCCGCCCTGAAGACCGTCGATCCGCGCGCCTTCGTCGATGACCGATTCGGCCTGCCGACCGTGCGCGACATTCTGTCAGAACTCGAAAAGCCCGGCCGCGACCCGCGTCCCGAATTCAGGACCGCGAGCTTTGCCGACGGCATCGACGCGATTTCCGATCTGAAACCCGGCATGATGCTGGAAGGCACCGTCACCAATGTCGCCGCCTTCGGCGCGTTCGTCGATATCGGCGTGCATCAGGACGGGCTGGTGCACGTCTCGCAGCTCGCCGACCGCTTCGTCAAGGATCCGCATGAGGTTGTGAAAGCCGGCGACGTGGTGAAGGTCCGCGTCGTCGACGTGGATGTCAAACGCAAGCGCATCGCCCTGTCGATGAAGAAGGATGACGGCGCCCCGCCCGTCAGAGCGCCCCGCAATGACCGCCCGCAGGAACGCAGCAATAATCGCGGCGGCAAGCAGCAAGCCCAGGGCGCATTCGGCGCGGCGCTTGCGGATGCGATGCGCAAGAAGTGA
- a CDS encoding DUF6101 family protein, with protein sequence MTNSQVLRGQDDTVLRIDPAHFPQKFSYTAKGTDTRIAVKLDTRGAVVRRNLPSSNLPFSIALPGRAFRGVAARAVAHVDGAITVTLELHHADPELCIPLLIAHDLDAIVADWQEWSLLYDIPMLMVEADGAARAVDFQPHRVHAANDEAGPRRRKATRPIPRLTVRMDDGGLGVMLKLAGRAVAA encoded by the coding sequence ATGACGAATTCGCAAGTGTTGAGGGGACAGGACGATACGGTTCTCCGGATCGATCCGGCACACTTCCCGCAGAAATTCTCCTACACGGCCAAGGGCACCGATACCCGCATCGCCGTCAAGCTCGATACCCGCGGCGCGGTGGTGCGACGCAACCTGCCGTCGAGCAACCTGCCGTTCTCGATCGCGCTGCCGGGCCGCGCCTTCAGGGGGGTCGCCGCGCGCGCGGTTGCCCATGTCGACGGCGCGATCACGGTGACGCTGGAACTGCATCACGCCGATCCGGAATTGTGCATTCCGCTTCTGATCGCCCATGATCTCGACGCGATCGTGGCCGACTGGCAGGAATGGTCGCTTCTCTACGATATTCCGATGCTGATGGTCGAGGCCGATGGCGCCGCCCGCGCGGTCGATTTCCAGCCGCATCGCGTGCATGCCGCCAATGACGAGGCGGGCCCGCGCCGCCGCAAGGCAACCCGACCGATCCCGCGTCTGACGGTTCGCATGGACGACGGCGGCCTCGGCGTCATGCTCAAGCTCGCCGGCCGCGCGGTCGCGGCCTGA
- a CDS encoding tripartite tricarboxylate transporter TctB family protein has product MSDRIFGGFGIVIAAIYIWQALLTQESFMSDPVGPKTFPIIIGVILAVASLFIILMPDGEPEWPKAKSLAEIAISACLLFAYAYFLPIAGFVIATMVAAGFLSWRLGAPALKAAIAGICISVGIYVVFHLVLGLHLATGPLGI; this is encoded by the coding sequence ATGAGTGATCGTATTTTCGGCGGCTTCGGCATCGTCATAGCCGCCATCTATATCTGGCAGGCGCTGCTGACCCAGGAAAGCTTCATGAGCGATCCGGTGGGCCCCAAGACATTTCCCATCATTATCGGGGTTATCCTGGCAGTGGCGAGCCTCTTCATCATTCTCATGCCGGACGGCGAGCCCGAATGGCCGAAGGCGAAATCACTGGCTGAAATCGCAATCTCGGCCTGCTTGCTGTTCGCCTATGCCTATTTCCTGCCGATCGCCGGCTTTGTGATCGCCACGATGGTGGCCGCGGGCTTCCTGTCCTGGCGGCTCGGCGCGCCGGCACTGAAGGCAGCGATCGCCGGCATTTGCATTTCGGTCGGCATCTATGTCGTCTTCCATCTCGTTCTCGGCTTGCATCTGGCAACCGGGCCGCTCGGCATCTAG
- the ubiA gene encoding 4-hydroxybenzoate octaprenyltransferase: MSKIREDDGRVIDAPSDNFVYRLLPPFLWPYAQLARWDRPIGWQLLMWPCFWSAAMAAGVSAHANAFRPGQFIAHLLLFWLGAVAMRGAGCTYNDLVDHDIDNQVARTRSRPLPSGRVTRRQAKVFILLQALTGLAVLLCFNLFTIMLGIASLAIVAIYPFAKRFTDWPQFVLGLAFSWGALVGWSAVFGALSGPAVLVYIASVVWTIGYDTIYAHQDKEDDALIGVRSTARLFGDNTKPWLIGFYGAMLALMALAFRVAGLGWPAFAGLALGGGILFWQIFVLDIEDGDQCKRLFLANHHVGIAIFAGLVVSIFIG; the protein is encoded by the coding sequence ATGAGCAAAATTCGCGAGGATGACGGCCGCGTGATCGACGCGCCGTCGGATAATTTCGTTTACCGGCTGCTGCCGCCTTTTCTGTGGCCATACGCCCAGCTCGCCCGCTGGGACCGGCCGATCGGCTGGCAGTTGCTGATGTGGCCCTGCTTCTGGTCGGCGGCGATGGCGGCCGGCGTGAGCGCGCATGCCAATGCCTTCCGCCCCGGGCAGTTCATCGCCCATCTGCTGTTGTTCTGGCTTGGCGCCGTTGCCATGCGCGGGGCCGGCTGCACCTATAATGATCTGGTCGATCACGATATCGACAATCAGGTGGCCAGAACCCGCTCGCGCCCCCTCCCCTCCGGCCGGGTCACGCGGCGGCAGGCGAAGGTGTTCATCCTGCTGCAGGCGCTGACCGGGCTTGCCGTGCTTCTCTGCTTCAATCTTTTCACCATCATGCTCGGCATCGCCTCTCTGGCGATCGTGGCGATCTATCCCTTCGCGAAGCGCTTCACGGACTGGCCGCAATTCGTGCTGGGGCTGGCGTTTTCCTGGGGGGCGCTGGTGGGATGGTCGGCGGTGTTCGGCGCGCTCTCCGGGCCCGCCGTGCTCGTCTACATCGCCTCGGTGGTCTGGACCATCGGCTATGACACGATCTACGCCCATCAGGACAAGGAGGACGATGCCCTCATCGGCGTCCGCTCCACCGCGCGTCTTTTCGGCGACAATACCAAGCCGTGGCTGATCGGCTTTTACGGCGCGATGCTGGCGCTGATGGCGCTTGCGTTCCGGGTTGCCGGTCTCGGCTGGCCCGCTTTTGCCGGTCTCGCCCTCGGCGGCGGCATTCTGTTCTGGCAGATCTTCGTGCTCGATATCGAGGACGGCGATCAGTGCAAGCGGCTGTTTCTTGCCAACCACCATGTCGGCATCGCGATCTTCGCCGGACTGGTGGTCTCGATCTTCATCGGCTGA
- a CDS encoding IclR family transcriptional regulator, which yields MGQLAEQKGVDAVDRALAILECFATADQPLSLAQIARETGLYKSTILRLLNSLIRFGYLERDELGQYRLASTVWRLGAQYRASFSLGDGIRAELAHLAKATGETASFYVRRGDARLCLYRSEPERAIRHSVAEGVELPIGLGASGKVLQAFDRDSGSKWDDIREAGFATSRGERNPDVAAIAAPVFDQSGRLRGAIAVSGPVTRLDEVATARVAKLLTERAAALIIPA from the coding sequence ATGGGTCAGCTCGCCGAGCAAAAAGGCGTCGACGCCGTCGATCGGGCACTTGCTATTCTCGAATGCTTCGCGACGGCAGATCAGCCGCTTTCACTGGCGCAGATCGCGCGGGAAACAGGGCTCTACAAGAGCACTATCCTGCGGCTTCTCAACTCGCTGATACGGTTTGGCTATCTGGAGCGGGACGAGCTTGGGCAATACCGGCTGGCGAGCACGGTCTGGCGGCTGGGAGCGCAATACCGCGCATCCTTCTCGCTCGGCGACGGGATCAGGGCAGAGCTTGCCCACCTGGCGAAGGCGACGGGGGAAACGGCGTCATTCTACGTGCGCCGCGGCGACGCCCGGCTGTGCCTTTATCGCAGCGAGCCGGAGCGCGCGATCCGCCACTCGGTTGCAGAAGGCGTCGAATTGCCCATCGGGCTGGGAGCCTCGGGAAAGGTGCTGCAGGCTTTCGACAGGGATAGCGGATCAAAGTGGGATGATATCCGTGAGGCAGGCTTTGCCACCTCGCGCGGCGAGCGCAACCCGGATGTGGCGGCGATTGCCGCCCCCGTCTTCGACCAGAGCGGCAGGCTGCGCGGCGCAATCGCGGTATCGGGTCCGGTCACGCGGCTTGATGAGGTTGCCACCGCAAGGGTTGCGAAACTCCTGACCGAGCGCGCAGCCGCGCTGATTATTCCAGCCTGA
- a CDS encoding Bug family tripartite tricarboxylate transporter substrate binding protein, producing the protein MTKIRNLLAALSLGLAVASPAAAFEPSATECIAPAAPGGGWDFTCRQVGKVMQDLKLVPGTMQVVNLVGGSGGVAFASVVTKRDSDEDLLVAASSATATRLAQGAFPGNNADQVRWIGSVGADYGIIAVAKDSPINTLPELLDKIKEDPKSIAIAGGSAVGGWDHLKVLMAARKAGVQDVRQVKYVAFEGGGEAVTQLLAGSVQAFTGDASEAKGFVDSGDIKVIAVLAPERMPGDFSSFPTAKEQGIDVVGANWRGFYAPGKISDEAYDYWVDAVQTVYTSDEWQQIMTQSGLAPLDKSGPEFQAFVMESIAEIQELSREIGILK; encoded by the coding sequence ATGACGAAAATACGTAACCTCTTGGCAGCGCTCTCGCTGGGGCTTGCCGTGGCAAGCCCGGCAGCGGCGTTCGAGCCGAGCGCAACCGAATGCATTGCGCCCGCAGCACCCGGCGGCGGCTGGGACTTCACCTGCCGCCAGGTCGGCAAGGTGATGCAGGACCTGAAGCTGGTGCCCGGCACCATGCAGGTGGTCAACCTGGTTGGCGGCTCGGGCGGCGTGGCTTTTGCCTCGGTTGTGACCAAGCGCGACAGCGACGAGGACCTGCTGGTGGCAGCTTCTTCCGCCACCGCAACGCGTCTGGCGCAGGGCGCATTCCCGGGCAACAATGCCGATCAGGTTCGCTGGATCGGCTCGGTCGGCGCTGACTATGGCATCATCGCCGTCGCCAAGGATTCGCCGATCAACACGCTTCCCGAACTGCTGGACAAGATCAAGGAAGACCCGAAAAGCATCGCGATCGCGGGCGGCTCCGCCGTTGGCGGCTGGGACCATCTGAAGGTATTGATGGCAGCCCGCAAGGCCGGCGTTCAGGACGTGCGCCAGGTCAAATACGTCGCCTTCGAAGGCGGCGGCGAGGCCGTGACCCAGCTTCTGGCAGGTTCCGTACAGGCCTTCACCGGCGACGCATCCGAAGCCAAGGGCTTCGTCGATTCCGGTGATATCAAGGTGATTGCGGTTCTCGCGCCCGAACGCATGCCCGGCGACTTCTCCAGCTTCCCGACGGCCAAGGAACAGGGAATCGATGTCGTCGGCGCCAACTGGCGCGGTTTCTATGCCCCCGGCAAGATCAGCGACGAAGCCTATGATTACTGGGTTGATGCCGTCCAGACGGTCTACACGTCCGACGAATGGCAGCAGATCATGACCCAGAGCGGCCTGGCCCCTCTCGACAAGAGCGGCCCGGAATTCCAGGCCTTCGTGATGGAATCCATCGCCGAGATTCAGGAATTGTCGCGCGAGATCGGCATTTTGAAGTAG
- a CDS encoding SAM-dependent methyltransferase, translated as MASPLFNLIEKIINTGTLRVKDATGAITSFGDGTGDPVAIRFADREAEKLVATNPALALGEMYMQGRFIMEEGDIYDFLSLVRRNTLEIVFSPLMAARVFWRTGLAQLQTRLPINRNRKNVSHHYDLTPPLFSLFLDEDWQYSCAYFDPPDISLDEAQLAKKRHIAAKLRLNEGQRVLEIGSGWGGLSMYLAEMAGVDCTGITLSHEQHNISEKRVAKRGLSDRVRFELQDYRTMKARPFDRIVSVGMFEHVGLGRYQNFFNKCFELLDDDGVMVLHSIGRDVAGHGHTNPFIEKYIFPGGYIPSLAEVLPAIEKSGLLVRDIEILQMHYAYTVRAWRERFVARKEEAIKLYDEKFFRMWEFYLAGSEMAFAWDKMFIFQIQLSKSQFATPNNRRYMFEAEDKLKAAEANRAPLEPVDFL; from the coding sequence ATGGCTTCACCGCTGTTCAACCTGATCGAAAAGATCATCAATACCGGGACATTAAGGGTCAAGGACGCAACAGGAGCAATAACGAGTTTCGGAGATGGCACCGGTGATCCGGTCGCGATCCGGTTCGCCGACAGGGAAGCCGAAAAACTGGTGGCCACCAACCCGGCGCTCGCCCTCGGCGAGATGTATATGCAGGGCCGGTTCATCATGGAGGAAGGCGATATCTACGACTTCCTGTCGCTGGTGCGCCGCAACACGCTCGAGATCGTATTCTCGCCGCTGATGGCGGCAAGGGTGTTCTGGCGCACGGGACTTGCGCAGTTGCAGACGCGGCTGCCGATCAACCGCAACCGCAAGAATGTCTCCCATCACTACGACCTGACGCCGCCGCTGTTCAGCCTGTTTCTGGACGAGGACTGGCAGTATTCCTGCGCCTATTTCGATCCGCCGGATATCTCGCTTGATGAGGCGCAACTGGCCAAGAAGCGCCATATCGCAGCCAAGCTGAGACTGAACGAGGGCCAGCGCGTGCTGGAAATCGGCTCCGGTTGGGGCGGGCTCAGCATGTATCTCGCCGAGATGGCCGGCGTTGACTGCACCGGCATCACGCTTTCCCACGAGCAGCATAACATTTCGGAAAAGCGCGTGGCAAAGCGCGGGCTGTCGGACAGGGTACGGTTCGAGCTGCAGGACTACCGCACAATGAAGGCCAGGCCCTTCGACCGGATCGTCTCCGTCGGCATGTTCGAACATGTCGGCCTTGGCCGCTACCAGAATTTTTTCAACAAGTGTTTCGAACTTCTGGACGATGACGGGGTGATGGTGCTGCATTCGATCGGCCGCGATGTCGCCGGCCACGGACACACCAACCCGTTCATCGAAAAATATATCTTCCCCGGCGGCTATATCCCCTCGCTTGCGGAAGTGCTGCCGGCGATCGAGAAGTCCGGCCTTCTGGTGCGCGATATCGAAATCCTGCAGATGCATTATGCCTATACGGTGAGGGCCTGGCGCGAACGCTTCGTGGCGCGCAAGGAAGAGGCGATCAAACTCTACGACGAAAAATTCTTCCGGATGTGGGAATTCTATCTCGCCGGCTCCGAAATGGCATTCGCGTGGGACAAGATGTTCATCTTCCAGATCCAGCTTTCCAAGAGCCAGTTTGCCACGCCCAATAACCGCCGCTATATGTTCGAGGCGGAAGACAAACTGAAAGCCGCGGAAGCGAACCGGGCGCCGTTGGAGCCTGTCGACTTCCTTTGA
- a CDS encoding citryl-CoA lyase, with translation MSDVADWWSTEIIDMAPGQIRMRGRPIEELIGNVSFAQMVWLMTRGDLPSKPEADLLEAALVAAVDHGPQAPSIAAARMAVTCGLSLNGAMANAVNMLDDVHGGAGEQALELYRLIDSAATDGAPLDEAVADCVAEFQATRGKYIPGFGHRFHKPVDPRSPRLLALVDEAAANGVVSGRFAAVGRALGAHLEAARGKPVPMNIDGATAVIYGELGFPAPLARGLFCLSRSVGAMSHAYEQMQQGGRNKGPTPPHYRWTYTGPNPIS, from the coding sequence ATGAGCGACGTCGCCGACTGGTGGAGCACCGAAATCATCGACATGGCCCCGGGCCAGATCCGCATGCGCGGCAGGCCGATCGAGGAACTCATCGGCAATGTCAGCTTTGCACAGATGGTGTGGCTGATGACGCGCGGCGACCTGCCCTCGAAGCCGGAGGCGGATCTGCTGGAAGCGGCCCTCGTCGCCGCCGTCGATCACGGCCCGCAAGCGCCCTCGATCGCGGCTGCCCGGATGGCGGTGACCTGCGGCCTGTCGCTCAACGGCGCAATGGCCAATGCGGTCAATATGCTGGATGACGTCCATGGCGGAGCCGGCGAACAGGCGCTTGAGCTTTATCGCCTGATTGATTCGGCCGCGACCGATGGCGCGCCGCTTGACGAAGCGGTCGCCGATTGCGTCGCCGAGTTCCAGGCCACCCGCGGCAAATATATTCCGGGCTTCGGCCACCGCTTTCACAAGCCCGTCGACCCGCGCAGTCCGCGCCTTCTGGCGCTTGTGGACGAGGCCGCGGCGAACGGCGTGGTCAGCGGCAGGTTCGCCGCAGTCGGCCGCGCGCTCGGCGCGCATCTGGAGGCCGCCCGCGGCAAACCGGTGCCCATGAATATCGACGGCGCGACCGCCGTGATCTATGGCGAACTCGGCTTCCCGGCGCCGCTTGCCCGCGGGCTGTTCTGCCTGTCGCGCTCGGTCGGCGCCATGTCGCACGCCTATGAACAGATGCAGCAGGGGGGCCGCAACAAGGGGCCGACGCCTCCGCATTACCGGTGGACCTACACGGGGCCCAATCCGATATCCTGA
- the purD gene encoding phosphoribosylamine--glycine ligase encodes MNVLLIGSGGREHALAWKLAQSPEIGAFYAAPGNPGIAAHAVCVALDVTDHAAVVAFCGEKAIDLVVVGPEAPLVAGLADDLQAAGLKVFGPTKAAAQLEGSKGFTKDLCARYDIPTGAYQRFDNAEAAKAYVHEIGAPIVIKADGLAAGKGVTVARTNDEALAAIDDCFSGTFGAAGAEVVVEEFLVGEEASFFCLSDGKHALPLATAQDHKAVGDGDTGPNTGGMGAYSPAPVMDAAMIERTMKEIIEPTIRGMAEMGHPFQGVLYAGLMITEKGPELIEYNARFGDPECQVMMMRLKSDLLPILVACADGTLDGVSAVWSEQTALTVVMASKGYPGGYRKGSEIKALPADDGSARTFHAGTAVKDGRLVANGGRVLNVTALGPNVTEAQTRAYELIESIDWPEGFCRRDIGWRAVAREEG; translated from the coding sequence ATGAATGTCCTTCTGATCGGTTCGGGCGGGCGCGAGCATGCGCTGGCCTGGAAACTCGCGCAATCCCCCGAAATCGGCGCTTTCTATGCCGCTCCCGGCAATCCGGGCATCGCAGCCCATGCCGTCTGCGTGGCGCTCGATGTTACCGACCACGCGGCGGTGGTGGCGTTCTGCGGGGAAAAAGCGATCGACCTCGTGGTCGTCGGCCCCGAGGCCCCGCTGGTTGCCGGCCTCGCGGATGATCTGCAGGCGGCCGGGCTGAAAGTGTTCGGGCCGACCAAAGCGGCCGCGCAGCTTGAAGGCTCCAAGGGCTTCACCAAGGATCTGTGCGCGCGCTACGATATCCCGACCGGCGCCTATCAGCGGTTCGACAATGCGGAAGCCGCCAAGGCCTATGTGCACGAAATCGGCGCGCCGATCGTGATCAAGGCCGATGGCCTTGCCGCCGGCAAGGGCGTCACCGTGGCCCGCACCAATGACGAGGCACTCGCCGCGATCGATGACTGCTTCTCAGGCACGTTCGGCGCGGCCGGCGCGGAAGTCGTGGTCGAGGAATTTCTGGTGGGCGAGGAAGCGAGCTTCTTCTGCCTGTCGGACGGAAAGCACGCGCTGCCGCTGGCCACCGCCCAGGATCACAAGGCCGTCGGCGATGGCGATACCGGACCCAACACCGGCGGCATGGGCGCCTATTCGCCGGCGCCGGTGATGGACGCGGCGATGATCGAGCGCACGATGAAGGAGATCATCGAACCCACGATCCGCGGCATGGCGGAAATGGGACATCCGTTTCAGGGCGTGCTCTATGCCGGGCTGATGATCACCGAAAAGGGGCCGGAGCTGATCGAATACAATGCGCGTTTCGGCGATCCCGAATGCCAGGTGATGATGATGCGGCTGAAGAGCGATCTGCTGCCGATACTCGTCGCCTGCGCCGACGGCACGCTCGATGGCGTTTCGGCCGTGTGGAGCGAGCAGACCGCGCTGACGGTGGTGATGGCGTCCAAGGGGTATCCGGGCGGCTACAGGAAGGGCAGCGAGATCAAGGCGTTGCCCGCCGACGATGGCTCCGCCCGCACCTTCCATGCCGGCACGGCGGTGAAGGACGGCAGGCTTGTCGCCAATGGCGGTCGGGTGCTGAACGTCACCGCGCTCGGCCCCAATGTCACCGAGGCGCAGACCCGCGCTTATGAACTGATCGAGAGCATCGACTGGCCGGAAGGCTTCTGCCGCCGCGATATCGGCTGGCGCGCGGTTGCCCGCGAAGAGGGCTGA
- a CDS encoding CaiB/BaiF CoA transferase family protein has product MTYNQQKPSPLEGIRILDLSNVLAGPFCCHQLAHMGAEVIKVENVRGGDLARQLGVDPELNKRNMGISFLAQNAGKKSVTLNLKDEAGKALLKQLVATADVLVENYRPGVMKRLGLDYEVLKAVNPKLIYCAISGFGQEGPWVHRPAYDQIIQGSSGVMSITGDADSAPMRVGYPIADTIGGMTAAFAIAAALNAPERGSFIDVSMLEATIATMGWAVSNYLIGGVAPTPNGNENLTSAPSGTFQAEDAPINIAANKDEQWEALARHIGRPELLEDPRFLNRELRKQNRLSLKAEIETVLVTRPAREWAREMNRIGVPAGAVLSVPEVLAHPQITERGLLATFGQVPGVERDITVVRTGFKLDGKAPAVEDAPPILGQHNDEIYTDLGLTGQQINELKDAGVI; this is encoded by the coding sequence TTGACGTATAATCAACAAAAACCGTCTCCCCTCGAAGGCATCAGGATATTGGACCTTAGCAATGTTCTGGCGGGTCCGTTCTGCTGTCATCAGCTCGCTCATATGGGGGCGGAGGTGATCAAGGTCGAAAATGTCCGGGGCGGCGATCTGGCCCGGCAGCTCGGCGTCGATCCAGAGCTGAACAAGCGCAATATGGGCATCTCGTTTCTCGCGCAGAACGCCGGCAAGAAATCCGTGACGCTCAACCTCAAGGACGAGGCCGGCAAGGCGCTTCTCAAACAACTGGTCGCAACCGCCGACGTGCTGGTGGAAAACTACCGGCCGGGCGTGATGAAGCGGCTCGGCCTCGACTACGAGGTGTTGAAGGCCGTCAACCCGAAGCTGATCTACTGCGCGATCTCGGGCTTCGGCCAGGAGGGTCCCTGGGTGCATCGGCCGGCCTATGATCAGATCATTCAGGGCAGTTCCGGCGTCATGTCGATAACCGGTGATGCAGACAGCGCACCGATGCGCGTCGGCTATCCGATCGCCGACACGATCGGCGGCATGACCGCCGCCTTCGCGATCGCCGCGGCACTCAATGCGCCGGAACGGGGCAGCTTCATCGATGTCTCGATGCTGGAAGCGACGATCGCCACCATGGGCTGGGCCGTCTCGAACTATCTCATCGGCGGTGTGGCGCCGACCCCCAATGGCAACGAGAACCTGACATCGGCACCATCCGGCACGTTCCAGGCCGAAGATGCGCCCATCAATATCGCGGCCAACAAGGACGAGCAGTGGGAGGCGCTGGCGCGCCATATCGGCCGGCCGGAACTGCTTGAGGACCCGCGCTTTCTCAACCGCGAACTGCGCAAGCAGAACCGTCTGTCGCTGAAAGCCGAAATAGAAACCGTGCTGGTCACCCGGCCCGCGCGCGAATGGGCGCGGGAGATGAACCGGATCGGCGTGCCCGCAGGGGCTGTGCTTTCCGTGCCGGAGGTTCTCGCCCATCCACAGATCACCGAGCGGGGCCTGCTTGCGACTTTTGGCCAAGTGCCCGGCGTCGAAAGAGATATTACAGTCGTCAGAACCGGCTTCAAACTCGATGGCAAGGCACCCGCCGTTGAAGACGCGCCGCCGATTCTCGGCCAGCACAACGACGAAATCTATACCGATCTCGGCCTCACCGGCCAGCAGATCAACGAACTGAAGGATGCAGGGGTCATATGA